From a single Solanum dulcamara chromosome 4, daSolDulc1.2, whole genome shotgun sequence genomic region:
- the LOC129887316 gene encoding multiple organellar RNA editing factor 3, mitochondrial-like, which produces MALFATRRTLASTIYRAISSSSSSRFRFALPLFFNLQYYPSEQFVPTRPKTSGSGYSPLNDPSPNWSNRPPKETILLDGCDYEHWLIVMEFPEPKPSEEDMINVYVKTIAAVVGSEEEAKKKIYSVCTTTYTGFGALISEELSYKVKGLPDVLWVLPDSYLDVPNKDYGGDLFIDGKVIHRPQYRFNQNQGTRPRPRPRYDRRRETMQVERREPIQRGAWVPNQQHPAQPTGGLAGYQGNNS; this is translated from the exons ATGGCGCTGTTCGCCACCAGGCGTACTTTAGCTTCCACAATATACCGTGCaatctcatcatcatcatcatctcgGTTTCGATTTGCTCTTCCCCTTTTCTTCAATCTCCAGTACTACCCATCAGAGCAATTCGTTCCGACCCGTCCTAAGACTTCCGGGTCGGGTTACTCTCCCCTCAATGATCCTTCTCCCAACTGGAGTAACCGACCCCCGAAGGAGACCATACTTTTGGATGGATGTGACTATGAGCATTGGCTGATTGTCATGGAGTTTCCTGAACCTAAGCCCTCTGAGGAAGATATGATCAATGTATATGTTAAAACCATTGCTGCCGTTGTCGGAAG TGAGGAAGAAGCAAAAAAGAAGATTTACTCTGTTTGTACAACTACTTACACTGGGTTTGGTGCTTTGATTTCTGAAGAGCTTTCCTACAAAGTTAAAG GTCTACCTGATGTTTTATGGGTCTTGCCAGATTCATATCTAGATGTTCCCAACAAGGATTATGGAG GGGATCTGTTCATAGACGGAAAAGTCATCCATAGACCACAATATAGATTTAATCAAAACCAAGGTACTAGACCCAGACCTCGACCTCGTTATGACAGACGCCGGGAGACCATGCAGGTTGAAAGAAGAGAACCAATACAAAGAGGAGCATGGGTACCCAATCAGCAACATCCTGCACAACCAACTGGAGGTCTGGCAGGATATCAGGGGAATAATAGTTGA